A genomic window from Levilactobacillus yonginensis includes:
- a CDS encoding DEAD/DEAH box helicase: MLKQFEAHFKDLGYSEPTAIQTAVYDSMVGDKNVLGLAPTGSGKTVAFTLPALANLLPGDGIQLIVLEPSQELAIQTSRVIRDWAKLLDLKVAALTGGANVKRQTERLKKRPEIVVGTPGRVLNLVSDRKLKLHLVSLMIVDEADDLLTGDTLDTVRSIAQAAPADVQLGFFSATDTPILHELDQWFGQTVERIDVRDQDDTQGQVHHGMLEVGMGKRDQMLKRLLAMPNFRALVFFKQANTLRKTATRFYHDHVSAASLTSDLRQVQREKALQDFRLGHIKLLLTTDVAARGLDIPKLPAVINYDLPTSVNEYVHRVGRTGRMGEPGQVISLGDDHDLRDLKKLLKETDYELEPVYFSGRALTTERPVATAKTVEKAPVTATSTGSKQQTMVEETVADSQSAKQKPRKATVAKAETPNPTKKKKHKNRHTKNKGMRKKWRDQDAQNK; the protein is encoded by the coding sequence ATGTTAAAACAATTTGAGGCGCATTTTAAAGATTTAGGTTACAGCGAACCCACCGCCATCCAAACGGCTGTCTATGATTCAATGGTCGGGGATAAGAACGTGTTGGGGCTTGCGCCAACCGGATCAGGGAAGACGGTGGCGTTTACGTTACCAGCCCTGGCCAACCTGTTACCAGGAGATGGTATTCAGCTGATTGTCTTAGAACCCTCGCAGGAGTTGGCCATTCAGACTAGTCGGGTGATTCGAGACTGGGCCAAATTGCTGGACTTGAAAGTCGCCGCTTTAACGGGTGGCGCTAACGTAAAACGACAAACAGAACGATTGAAAAAGCGCCCAGAAATCGTGGTGGGGACACCAGGTCGGGTATTGAACCTGGTTAGCGACCGAAAACTGAAACTGCATCTGGTTTCACTTATGATTGTTGATGAAGCGGATGACCTGTTAACGGGTGATACGCTGGATACGGTCCGTTCAATTGCTCAGGCGGCGCCCGCGGACGTGCAACTCGGTTTCTTTTCCGCAACTGACACACCAATCCTACATGAGCTGGACCAGTGGTTTGGTCAGACCGTCGAACGAATCGACGTGCGGGATCAAGATGATACACAGGGGCAAGTTCACCATGGTATGTTAGAAGTGGGAATGGGCAAGCGTGACCAGATGCTCAAGCGGCTGTTAGCGATGCCTAACTTTCGGGCGTTAGTTTTCTTCAAACAGGCCAATACTTTACGAAAAACGGCAACTCGGTTTTATCATGACCACGTTTCTGCGGCCAGTCTGACGAGCGATTTACGGCAGGTACAGCGGGAAAAAGCCTTACAAGACTTTCGACTGGGACACATCAAGTTGTTACTGACGACCGACGTAGCGGCACGGGGATTAGACATTCCGAAGTTGCCAGCTGTCATCAATTATGATCTGCCAACTTCGGTCAATGAATACGTTCACCGGGTCGGCCGGACCGGTCGGATGGGTGAACCAGGGCAAGTAATTAGCCTGGGGGATGATCATGATTTACGGGATTTAAAGAAACTTTTGAAGGAGACGGATTATGAGTTAGAACCCGTTTACTTCAGTGGACGGGCGTTGACCACTGAACGCCCAGTGGCAACGGCCAAAACAGTGGAGAAAGCTCCGGTAACGGCAACGTCCACAGGTTCTAAGCAACAAACGATGGTTGAGGAGACGGTGGCAGATTCGCAATCAGCTAAGCAGAAGCCACGTAAAGCCACCGTAGCCAAGGCAGAAACACCGAACCCAACTAAGAAAAAGAAACATAAGAACCGACATACTAAGAACAAAGGGATGCGGAAAAAGTGGCGGGATCAAGATGCCCAAAATAAGTAG